A stretch of Lathyrus oleraceus cultivar Zhongwan6 chromosome 6, CAAS_Psat_ZW6_1.0, whole genome shotgun sequence DNA encodes these proteins:
- the LOC127091486 gene encoding pentatricopeptide repeat-containing protein At2g15980 isoform X1, whose product MMIHVQIAKHPHKPLNLKLKPLTLFFSSSSSSSSQQQQQISATCAVSILTNQRSKSRWNTLHSLYPNGFNPIDFSQITLHLHNKPHLALHFYQWTKSKSLCHHNLSSYSTIIHILARARLYSHAYNTITTALLTSTPFKLFEILVNSYRDCGSSPFVFDLLVKACLQSTKIESSIQIVRMLLSRRISPNVMTLNSLIYRVCSKFGVDLGYEIYREFFRLDKEKYDFSHRGFRVVNPNVHTFNTLMLCCYQNGLMDKVEEIWGEMSEMKCDPNGYSYSLLMSAFCEGGRMGDCEETWKEMRKKEIEPDVVSYNTIIGGLCKIGDVGKAEEFFREMGLVGIHATGSTYEHLVKGYCSVEDVDSAVLVYKDMLRKDFRPDALTLDMVVRLLCDRGRVDEAMEFFRSGVVKFDLVPKEKSYEALIKGLCFEGKMEQGLKLQAEMVGKGFEPNSDIYEAFIDGHIRQGNEEIAEALRRETGSSCSWKGAIRSPFCHEVSSCQH is encoded by the exons ATGATGATTCATGTTCAAATAGCTAAACACCCACACAAACCTCTCAATCTCAAACTAAAACCGTTAACCCTCTTCttctcatcttcttcttcttcctcttcacAACAACAGCAACAAATTTCTGCAACTTGTGCAGTTTCAATCCTCACCAACCAACGTTCCAAATCCCGCTGGAACACTCTCCATTCCCTCTACCCAAACGGATTCAACCCAATCGATTTCTCCCAAATCACTCTCCACCTCCACAACAAACCCCACCTCGCACTTCACTTCTACCAATGGACCAAATCCAAATCCCTCTGTCACCACAACCTTTCCTCCTACTCCACCATCATCCATATCCTCGCACGTGCTCGTCTCTACTCACACGCTTACAACACCATCACGACCGCTCTTCTCACTTCCACGCCGTTCAAGCTTTTTGAGATTCTCGTTAATTCTTATCGAGATTGTGGATCTTCTCCTTTTGTTTTTGATTTATTGGTTAAAGCATGTTTACAGTCTACAAAAATTGAATCTTCCATTCAAATTGTTAGAATGTTACTCTCCCGTCGGATTAGCCCCAATGTTATGACTTTGAATTCTTTGATTTATAGGGTTTGTTCAAAATTTGGGGTGGATTTAGGGTATGAGATTTACCGGGAGTTTTTTAGGTTAGATaaagaaaaatatgatttttcgCATAGGGGTTTTAGAGTTGTTAACCCTAATGTGCATACTTTTAATACATTGATGTTGTGTTGTTATCAAAATGGTTTGATGGACAAGGTTGAGGAAATTTGGGGTGAAATGAGTGAAATGAAGTGTGATCCTAATGGTTATAGCTATAGTTTATTGATGAGTGCATTTTGTGAGGGAGGGAGGATGGGAGATTGTGAAGAGACGTGGAAGGAAATGAGGAAGAAGGAAATTGAGCCTGATGTCGTTAGTTACAATACCATAATTGGTGGGTTATGTAAGATTGGTGATGTTGGGAAAGCTGAGGAGTTTTTCAGAGAAATGGGATTGGTTGGTATTCATGCAACTGGTTCAACTTATGAGCATCTTGTTAAGGGGTATTGTAGTGTCGAGGATGTTGATTCGGCTGTTCTTGTTTATAAGGATATGTTGAGGAAGGATTTTAGACCTGATGCATTGACCCTTGATATGGTGGTTAGGTTGCTTTGTGATAGAGGTAGGGTTGATGAAGCTATGGAGTTTTTCAGGAGTGGAGTTGTCAAGTTTGATTTGGTTCCAAAAGAGAAGAGTTATGAGGCCTTGATTAAAGGGTTGTGTTTTGAGGGTAAGATGGAACAAGGGTTGAAGCTCCAGGCAGAGATGGTAGGAAAAGGGTTTGAACCGAATTCGGATATATATGAAGCTTTTATTGACGGGCATATTAGACAAGGGAATGAGGAAATAGCAGAAGCTTTGAGGAGAGAAACG GGATCTTCCTGTAGCTGGAAGGGAGCTATCAGGAGTCCATTTTGCCATGAAGTTTCTTCATGCCAACACTAA
- the LOC127091486 gene encoding pentatricopeptide repeat-containing protein At2g15980 isoform X2 yields MMIHVQIAKHPHKPLNLKLKPLTLFFSSSSSSSSQQQQQISATCAVSILTNQRSKSRWNTLHSLYPNGFNPIDFSQITLHLHNKPHLALHFYQWTKSKSLCHHNLSSYSTIIHILARARLYSHAYNTITTALLTSTPFKLFEILVNSYRDCGSSPFVFDLLVKACLQSTKIESSIQIVRMLLSRRISPNVMTLNSLIYRVCSKFGVDLGYEIYREFFRLDKEKYDFSHRGFRVVNPNVHTFNTLMLCCYQNGLMDKVEEIWGEMSEMKCDPNGYSYSLLMSAFCEGGRMGDCEETWKEMRKKEIEPDVVSYNTIIGGLCKIGDVGKAEEFFREMGLVGIHATGSTYEHLVKGYCSVEDVDSAVLVYKDMLRKDFRPDALTLDMVVRLLCDRGRVDEAMEFFRSGVVKFDLVPKEKSYEALIKGLCFEGKMEQGLKLQAEMVGKGFEPNSDIYEAFIDGHIRQGNEEIAEALRRETVQTCAEITD; encoded by the coding sequence ATGATGATTCATGTTCAAATAGCTAAACACCCACACAAACCTCTCAATCTCAAACTAAAACCGTTAACCCTCTTCttctcatcttcttcttcttcctcttcacAACAACAGCAACAAATTTCTGCAACTTGTGCAGTTTCAATCCTCACCAACCAACGTTCCAAATCCCGCTGGAACACTCTCCATTCCCTCTACCCAAACGGATTCAACCCAATCGATTTCTCCCAAATCACTCTCCACCTCCACAACAAACCCCACCTCGCACTTCACTTCTACCAATGGACCAAATCCAAATCCCTCTGTCACCACAACCTTTCCTCCTACTCCACCATCATCCATATCCTCGCACGTGCTCGTCTCTACTCACACGCTTACAACACCATCACGACCGCTCTTCTCACTTCCACGCCGTTCAAGCTTTTTGAGATTCTCGTTAATTCTTATCGAGATTGTGGATCTTCTCCTTTTGTTTTTGATTTATTGGTTAAAGCATGTTTACAGTCTACAAAAATTGAATCTTCCATTCAAATTGTTAGAATGTTACTCTCCCGTCGGATTAGCCCCAATGTTATGACTTTGAATTCTTTGATTTATAGGGTTTGTTCAAAATTTGGGGTGGATTTAGGGTATGAGATTTACCGGGAGTTTTTTAGGTTAGATaaagaaaaatatgatttttcgCATAGGGGTTTTAGAGTTGTTAACCCTAATGTGCATACTTTTAATACATTGATGTTGTGTTGTTATCAAAATGGTTTGATGGACAAGGTTGAGGAAATTTGGGGTGAAATGAGTGAAATGAAGTGTGATCCTAATGGTTATAGCTATAGTTTATTGATGAGTGCATTTTGTGAGGGAGGGAGGATGGGAGATTGTGAAGAGACGTGGAAGGAAATGAGGAAGAAGGAAATTGAGCCTGATGTCGTTAGTTACAATACCATAATTGGTGGGTTATGTAAGATTGGTGATGTTGGGAAAGCTGAGGAGTTTTTCAGAGAAATGGGATTGGTTGGTATTCATGCAACTGGTTCAACTTATGAGCATCTTGTTAAGGGGTATTGTAGTGTCGAGGATGTTGATTCGGCTGTTCTTGTTTATAAGGATATGTTGAGGAAGGATTTTAGACCTGATGCATTGACCCTTGATATGGTGGTTAGGTTGCTTTGTGATAGAGGTAGGGTTGATGAAGCTATGGAGTTTTTCAGGAGTGGAGTTGTCAAGTTTGATTTGGTTCCAAAAGAGAAGAGTTATGAGGCCTTGATTAAAGGGTTGTGTTTTGAGGGTAAGATGGAACAAGGGTTGAAGCTCCAGGCAGAGATGGTAGGAAAAGGGTTTGAACCGAATTCGGATATATATGAAGCTTTTATTGACGGGCATATTAGACAAGGGAATGAGGAAATAGCAGAAGCTTTGAGGAGAGAAACGGTGCAAACTTGTGCAGAGATAACCGATTAA
- the LOC127091486 gene encoding glutamate synthase [NADH], amyloplastic isoform X4, whose translation MGLDRDLPVAGRELSGVHFAMKFLHANTKSLLDSNLQDGNFISAKGKKVVVIGGGDTGTDCIGTSICHGCTAVVNLELLPQPPPTRAPGNPWPQWPRIFRVDYGHQEAETKFGKDPRTYEVLTKRFVGDENGNVKGLEVVHVRWEKDETGKFQFKEIEGSEEIIEADLVLLAMGFLGPESTIAEKLGVEQDNRSNFKADYGRFSTNVDGVFAAGDCRRGQSLVVWAISEGRQAASKVDSYLTKEDQNIDGNQDEFVQRQHETQQQAPGQQQTHSDDLGRLFVFSRS comes from the exons ATGGGGTTAGATAG GGATCTTCCTGTAGCTGGAAGGGAGCTATCAGGAGTCCATTTTGCCATGAAGTTTCTTCATGCCAACACTAAAAGCTTGCTTGATAGCAATTTACAGGATGGTAACTTCATATCCGCCAAGGGCAAGAAGGTTGTGGTCATTGGTGGGGGTGACACTGGCACAGATTGCATTGGAACATCCATTTGTCATGGTTGTACTGCCGTCGTAAATCTTGAACTTCTCCCTCAGCCACCACCCACTAGGGCCCCAGGCAACCCATGGCCTCAG TGGCCTCGCATATTCCGTGTTGATTACGGCCACCAAGAAGCGGAAACTAAATTTGGCAAAGATCCAAGAACGTACGAGGTGCTGACTAAGCGGTTTGTAGGAGATGAAAATGGTAATGTAAAAGGACTTGAAGTGGTACATGTTCGATGGGAGAAGGATGAAACAGGCAAGTTTCAATTTAAGGAAATTGAGGGCAGTGAGGAGATAATCGAGGCTGACCTTGTTTTACTTGCTATGGGATTCCTTGGCCCTGAGTCG ACTATTGCAGAAAAGCTGGGCGTGGAGCAAGACAACAGGTCAAACTTCAAGGCTGATTATGGCCGTTTCTCAACCAATGTTGATGGGGTATTTGCAGCTGGGGACTGTCGGCGGGGTCAGTCATTGGTTGTATGGGCTATTTCAGAGGGAAGACAAGCTGCTTCCAAAGTTGACAGCTACCTCACCAAAGAAGACCAGAATATTGATGGGAATCAGGATGAATTTGTCCAGAGGCAACATGAGACTCAACAACAAGCACCAGGGCAGCAGCAAACACACAGTGATGACTTAGGACGCTTGTTTGTTTTTTCAAGGTCctaa
- the LOC127091486 gene encoding glutamate synthase [NADH], amyloplastic isoform X5, whose product MKFLHANTKSLLDSNLQDGNFISAKGKKVVVIGGGDTGTDCIGTSICHGCTAVVNLELLPQPPPTRAPGNPWPQWPRIFRVDYGHQEAETKFGKDPRTYEVLTKRFVGDENGNVKGLEVVHVRWEKDETGKFQFKEIEGSEEIIEADLVLLAMGFLGPESTIAEKLGVEQDNRSNFKADYGRFSTNVDGVFAAGDCRRGQSLVVWAISEGRQAASKVDSYLTKEDQNIDGNQDEFVQRQHETQQQAPGQQQTHSDDLGRLFVFSRS is encoded by the exons ATGAAGTTTCTTCATGCCAACACTAAAAGCTTGCTTGATAGCAATTTACAGGATGGTAACTTCATATCCGCCAAGGGCAAGAAGGTTGTGGTCATTGGTGGGGGTGACACTGGCACAGATTGCATTGGAACATCCATTTGTCATGGTTGTACTGCCGTCGTAAATCTTGAACTTCTCCCTCAGCCACCACCCACTAGGGCCCCAGGCAACCCATGGCCTCAG TGGCCTCGCATATTCCGTGTTGATTACGGCCACCAAGAAGCGGAAACTAAATTTGGCAAAGATCCAAGAACGTACGAGGTGCTGACTAAGCGGTTTGTAGGAGATGAAAATGGTAATGTAAAAGGACTTGAAGTGGTACATGTTCGATGGGAGAAGGATGAAACAGGCAAGTTTCAATTTAAGGAAATTGAGGGCAGTGAGGAGATAATCGAGGCTGACCTTGTTTTACTTGCTATGGGATTCCTTGGCCCTGAGTCG ACTATTGCAGAAAAGCTGGGCGTGGAGCAAGACAACAGGTCAAACTTCAAGGCTGATTATGGCCGTTTCTCAACCAATGTTGATGGGGTATTTGCAGCTGGGGACTGTCGGCGGGGTCAGTCATTGGTTGTATGGGCTATTTCAGAGGGAAGACAAGCTGCTTCCAAAGTTGACAGCTACCTCACCAAAGAAGACCAGAATATTGATGGGAATCAGGATGAATTTGTCCAGAGGCAACATGAGACTCAACAACAAGCACCAGGGCAGCAGCAAACACACAGTGATGACTTAGGACGCTTGTTTGTTTTTTCAAGGTCctaa
- the LOC127091486 gene encoding glutamate synthase [NADH], amyloplastic isoform X3, whose protein sequence is MTTFSYRDLPVAGRELSGVHFAMKFLHANTKSLLDSNLQDGNFISAKGKKVVVIGGGDTGTDCIGTSICHGCTAVVNLELLPQPPPTRAPGNPWPQWPRIFRVDYGHQEAETKFGKDPRTYEVLTKRFVGDENGNVKGLEVVHVRWEKDETGKFQFKEIEGSEEIIEADLVLLAMGFLGPESTIAEKLGVEQDNRSNFKADYGRFSTNVDGVFAAGDCRRGQSLVVWAISEGRQAASKVDSYLTKEDQNIDGNQDEFVQRQHETQQQAPGQQQTHSDDLGRLFVFSRS, encoded by the exons ATGACAACTTTTTCATACAGGGATCTTCCTGTAGCTGGAAGGGAGCTATCAGGAGTCCATTTTGCCATGAAGTTTCTTCATGCCAACACTAAAAGCTTGCTTGATAGCAATTTACAGGATGGTAACTTCATATCCGCCAAGGGCAAGAAGGTTGTGGTCATTGGTGGGGGTGACACTGGCACAGATTGCATTGGAACATCCATTTGTCATGGTTGTACTGCCGTCGTAAATCTTGAACTTCTCCCTCAGCCACCACCCACTAGGGCCCCAGGCAACCCATGGCCTCAG TGGCCTCGCATATTCCGTGTTGATTACGGCCACCAAGAAGCGGAAACTAAATTTGGCAAAGATCCAAGAACGTACGAGGTGCTGACTAAGCGGTTTGTAGGAGATGAAAATGGTAATGTAAAAGGACTTGAAGTGGTACATGTTCGATGGGAGAAGGATGAAACAGGCAAGTTTCAATTTAAGGAAATTGAGGGCAGTGAGGAGATAATCGAGGCTGACCTTGTTTTACTTGCTATGGGATTCCTTGGCCCTGAGTCG ACTATTGCAGAAAAGCTGGGCGTGGAGCAAGACAACAGGTCAAACTTCAAGGCTGATTATGGCCGTTTCTCAACCAATGTTGATGGGGTATTTGCAGCTGGGGACTGTCGGCGGGGTCAGTCATTGGTTGTATGGGCTATTTCAGAGGGAAGACAAGCTGCTTCCAAAGTTGACAGCTACCTCACCAAAGAAGACCAGAATATTGATGGGAATCAGGATGAATTTGTCCAGAGGCAACATGAGACTCAACAACAAGCACCAGGGCAGCAGCAAACACACAGTGATGACTTAGGACGCTTGTTTGTTTTTTCAAGGTCctaa